A region from the Streptomyces lydicus genome encodes:
- a CDS encoding M16 family metallopeptidase encodes MTSRTHATTARTSSEGRAVARTQTLLKGTAGAGTVRRTTLPGGLRIVTETLPTVRSVTFGIWAHVGSRDETPSLNGATHYLEHLLFKGTERRSALDISAAIDEVGGEMNAFTAKEYTCYYARVLDSDLPLAIDVVCDMLTGSLIEAEDVDAERGVILEEIAMTEDDPGDCVHDLFAHTMLGDTPLGRPVLGTVDTVNALTPERIRRFYKKHYDPTHLVVTAAGNIDHAKVVRLVRRAFEQAGALDRPDAAPVAPRSGTRGIKAAGRVELLNRKTEQAHVILGMPGLARTDDRRWAMGVLNTALGGGMSSRLFQEVREKRGLAYSVYSYTSGFADCGLFGVYAGCRPNQVQDVLKICRDELDQVASHGLTDDEIRRAVGQLRGSTVLGLEDSGALMHRLGKSELCWGEQMSVDEMLTRIAAVTPDEVREVAREVLGTRPSLSVIGPLKDRQAARLDDIVA; translated from the coding sequence GTGACGTCCCGTACGCACGCGACGACGGCCCGCACCTCTTCGGAGGGGCGGGCCGTCGCCCGTACCCAAACGCTTCTCAAGGGCACCGCGGGCGCCGGCACGGTCCGCCGGACCACCCTCCCCGGCGGCCTGCGGATCGTCACCGAGACACTGCCCACGGTCCGCTCCGTCACCTTCGGCATCTGGGCACACGTCGGCTCCCGCGACGAGACCCCGTCGCTCAACGGCGCCACCCACTACCTCGAGCACCTGCTCTTCAAGGGCACCGAGCGGCGCAGCGCACTGGACATCTCCGCCGCGATCGACGAGGTCGGCGGCGAGATGAACGCCTTCACCGCGAAGGAGTACACCTGCTACTACGCGCGGGTGCTGGACAGCGATCTGCCGCTCGCCATCGACGTGGTGTGCGACATGCTCACCGGCTCGCTGATCGAGGCCGAGGACGTGGACGCCGAGCGCGGGGTCATCCTCGAAGAGATCGCGATGACCGAGGACGATCCGGGCGACTGCGTGCACGACCTGTTCGCGCACACCATGCTCGGTGACACCCCGCTCGGCCGCCCGGTCCTGGGCACCGTCGACACCGTCAACGCCCTCACCCCCGAGCGCATCCGCCGCTTCTACAAGAAGCACTACGACCCCACGCACCTCGTCGTCACGGCCGCCGGCAACATCGACCACGCCAAGGTCGTCCGCCTGGTCCGCCGCGCCTTCGAGCAGGCCGGGGCCCTGGACCGCCCGGACGCCGCCCCGGTCGCGCCGCGCTCCGGTACCCGTGGCATCAAGGCCGCCGGCCGCGTCGAACTGCTCAACCGCAAGACCGAGCAGGCCCATGTGATCCTCGGAATGCCGGGGCTGGCGCGCACCGACGACCGGCGCTGGGCGATGGGCGTACTGAACACCGCCCTGGGCGGTGGGATGAGCTCGCGCCTCTTCCAGGAGGTCCGCGAGAAGCGCGGCCTGGCCTACAGCGTGTACTCCTATACCTCCGGCTTCGCCGACTGCGGGCTGTTCGGCGTCTACGCCGGCTGCCGTCCGAACCAGGTGCAGGACGTCCTCAAGATCTGCCGCGACGAACTCGACCAGGTGGCGTCCCACGGACTCACCGACGACGAGATCCGCCGCGCGGTCGGACAGCTGCGCGGGTCCACCGTCCTCGGCCTGGAGGACAGCGGAGCGCTCATGCACCGCCTCGGCAAGAGCGAGCTGTGCTGGGGCGAACAGATGTCGGTCGACGAGATGCTGACGCGGATCGCGGCCGTCACCCCGGACGAGGTGCGCGAGGTGGCCCGCGAGGTGCTGGGCACCCGGCCCTCGCTGTCCGTCATCGGCCCCCTGAAGGACCGGCAGGCGGCCCGGCTGGACGACATCGTCGCCTAG
- a CDS encoding polyribonucleotide nucleotidyltransferase, whose protein sequence is MENETHYAEAVIDNGPFGTRTIRFETGRLAKQAAGSAVAYLDDDTMVLSATSASKTPKDQLDFFPLTVDVEERMYAAGKIPGSFFRREGRPSEDAILTCRLIDRPLRPSFKKGLRNEIQIVETVMALNPDHLYDVVAINAASCSTQLAGLPFSGPVGGTRVALINGQWVAFPTHTELEDAVFDMVVAGRVLPDGDVAIMMVEAEATEKTIQLVKDGAEAPTEEVVAAGLEAAKPFIKVLCKAQSDLAAKAAKPVGEFPVFLDYQDDVLEALTAAVKDELSQALTIAGKQDREAELDRVKAVAAEKLLPQFEGREKEISAAYRSLTKSLVRERVIKEKKRIDGRGVTDIRTLAAEVEAIPRVHGSALFERGETQILGVTTLNMLRMEQQLDTLSPVTRKRYMHNYNFPPYSVGETGRVGAPKRREIGHGALAERAIVPVLPTREEFPYAIRQVSEALGSNGSTSMGSVCASTMSLLNAGVPLKAPVAGIAMGLISQEIDGQTHYVALTDILGAEDAFGDMDFKVAGTKQFVTALQLDTKLDGIPASVLAAALKQARDARLHILDVMNEAIDVPDEMSPNAPRIITVKIPVDKIGEVIGPKGKMINQIQEDTGADITIEDDGTIYIGAADGPAAEAARATINGIANPTMPEVGERYLGTVVKTTTFGAFVSLLPGKDGLLHISQIRKLAGGKRVENVEDVLAVGAKVQVEIAEIDQRGKLSLIPVIEDEDKAADEKDDAAK, encoded by the coding sequence GTGGAGAACGAGACCCACTACGCCGAAGCCGTGATCGACAACGGCCCCTTCGGCACCCGCACCATCCGCTTCGAGACGGGCCGCCTGGCCAAGCAGGCCGCCGGCTCCGCCGTGGCCTACCTGGACGACGACACCATGGTGCTGTCGGCCACCTCCGCTTCCAAGACGCCGAAGGACCAGCTGGACTTCTTCCCGCTGACCGTCGACGTCGAGGAGCGGATGTACGCAGCCGGGAAGATCCCCGGTTCCTTCTTCCGCCGTGAGGGCCGTCCCTCCGAGGACGCCATCCTCACCTGCCGGCTGATCGACCGGCCGCTGCGCCCCTCCTTCAAGAAGGGCCTGCGCAACGAGATCCAGATCGTCGAGACGGTCATGGCGCTCAACCCCGACCACCTCTACGACGTGGTCGCCATCAACGCCGCCTCCTGCTCCACCCAGCTCGCCGGCCTGCCCTTCTCGGGCCCCGTCGGCGGCACCCGGGTCGCCCTGATCAACGGCCAGTGGGTGGCGTTCCCGACCCACACCGAGCTCGAGGACGCCGTCTTCGACATGGTCGTGGCCGGCCGCGTCCTCCCGGACGGCGACGTCGCGATCATGATGGTCGAGGCCGAGGCCACCGAGAAGACCATCCAGCTGGTCAAGGACGGCGCCGAGGCCCCGACCGAAGAGGTCGTCGCCGCCGGTCTGGAAGCCGCCAAGCCCTTCATCAAGGTCCTGTGCAAGGCCCAGTCGGACCTCGCCGCCAAGGCCGCCAAGCCCGTCGGTGAGTTCCCGGTCTTCCTCGACTACCAGGACGACGTCCTGGAGGCGCTCACCGCCGCGGTCAAGGACGAGCTCTCCCAGGCGCTGACCATCGCCGGCAAGCAGGACCGCGAGGCCGAGCTGGACCGCGTCAAGGCCGTCGCCGCCGAGAAGCTGCTCCCGCAGTTCGAGGGCCGCGAGAAGGAGATCTCCGCCGCGTACCGTTCGCTGACCAAGAGCCTGGTCCGCGAGCGCGTCATCAAGGAGAAGAAGCGCATCGACGGCCGCGGCGTCACGGACATCCGTACGCTCGCCGCCGAGGTCGAGGCCATCCCGCGGGTGCACGGTTCCGCCCTGTTCGAGCGTGGCGAGACCCAGATCCTGGGCGTCACCACCCTCAACATGCTCCGCATGGAGCAGCAGCTGGACACCCTCTCCCCGGTGACCCGCAAGCGCTACATGCACAACTACAACTTCCCGCCGTACTCCGTCGGCGAGACCGGCCGCGTGGGCGCCCCCAAGCGCCGCGAGATCGGCCACGGCGCGCTCGCCGAGCGCGCCATCGTGCCGGTCCTGCCGACCCGCGAGGAGTTCCCCTACGCGATCCGCCAGGTCTCCGAGGCGCTGGGCTCCAACGGCTCGACGTCCATGGGCTCGGTCTGCGCCTCGACCATGTCGCTGCTGAACGCCGGTGTGCCCCTCAAGGCCCCGGTCGCCGGTATCGCCATGGGCCTGATCTCCCAGGAGATCGACGGCCAGACCCACTACGTCGCCCTCACCGACATCCTCGGTGCGGAGGACGCCTTCGGCGACATGGACTTCAAGGTCGCCGGCACCAAGCAGTTCGTGACCGCGCTCCAGCTCGACACCAAGCTCGACGGCATCCCCGCCTCGGTCCTGGCCGCCGCGCTGAAGCAGGCCCGTGACGCGCGTCTGCACATCCTCGACGTCATGAACGAGGCCATCGACGTCCCGGACGAGATGTCCCCGAACGCCCCGCGGATCATCACCGTCAAGATCCCGGTGGACAAGATCGGTGAGGTCATCGGCCCCAAGGGCAAGATGATCAACCAGATCCAGGAGGACACCGGCGCCGACATCACGATCGAGGACGACGGCACCATCTACATCGGTGCCGCCGACGGCCCGGCCGCCGAGGCCGCCCGCGCCACGATCAACGGCATCGCCAACCCGACCATGCCGGAGGTCGGCGAGCGCTACCTGGGCACGGTCGTCAAGACCACCACCTTCGGTGCGTTCGTCTCCCTGCTCCCGGGCAAGGACGGCCTGCTGCACATCTCGCAGATCCGCAAGCTCGCCGGCGGCAAGCGCGTGGAGAACGTCGAGGACGTGCTCGCGGTGGGCGCCAAGGTCCAGGTCGAGATCGCCGAGATCGACCAGCGCGGCAAGCTCTCCCTGATCCCCGTGATCGAGGACGAGGACAAGGCCGCGGACGAGAAGGACGACGCCGCCAAGTGA
- the rpsO gene encoding 30S ribosomal protein S15, with product MSLDAATKKQIMAEFATKEGDTGSPEVQVAMLSRRISDLTEHLKTHKHDHHSRRGLLLLVGQRRRLLQYLAKKDITRFRALVERLGIRRGAAGAK from the coding sequence GTGTCGCTCGACGCCGCTACGAAGAAGCAGATCATGGCCGAGTTCGCCACCAAGGAGGGTGACACCGGCTCCCCCGAGGTCCAGGTCGCGATGCTCTCCCGCCGCATCTCGGACCTGACCGAGCACCTCAAGACCCACAAGCACGACCACCACTCCCGCCGTGGTCTGCTGCTGCTGGTCGGCCAGCGCCGCCGCCTGCTGCAGTACCTGGCGAAGAAGGACATCACGCGCTTCCGTGCGCTGGTCGAGCGTCTGGGCATCCGCCGCGGCGCGGCGGGCGCCAAGTAA
- the eccD gene encoding type VII secretion integral membrane protein EccD, whose protein sequence is MSTSTGTGFCRVTVAAPDARIDVALPEDVALVDIYPEILRLSGQSQAEGAPTGYHLVRRDGTVLDAGQSLAQQQILDGDLLLLKPFAESLPLPVFDDVSDAVASAVKRNRNRWSDDLMRVVGLTAGVLLLVMMAFALWVSHPEHRDMHRLPGIIAGVVGIVLVALSGVRARVYDDHGSSIALGLASLPHLLIAGSGIFPVDAGADPGRLHLLVGCVTVLIASVLLVVMLPRGDAPFVAAAFLSATGTLAVFAAILTDAAPSEVAAVTAVVSIALVAWLPGLSARFARLPIGYKSPDQIAKGSYDNGGETESVDFVKIGNQAKRGHELLLGLVAGCSALTVGSAGVVLGFSDNVWAQLLALTAGITIMLRARLFDYTAQVACLTIAGILTIVLLILGIALNPPTEMFVDLARYQDSGPLNIHTVWFSGSIAAGAALLVAVGLVVPQKGVTPFWGRIFDIFDGLVLLSLVPLCLAVLDVYGKVRGLTTG, encoded by the coding sequence GTGAGCACGAGTACTGGCACCGGCTTTTGCCGGGTCACGGTCGCCGCGCCCGATGCACGGATTGACGTGGCTCTGCCGGAGGACGTCGCACTCGTCGACATTTATCCGGAGATCCTGAGGCTCTCCGGTCAGTCGCAGGCGGAGGGCGCTCCGACCGGTTATCACCTAGTACGCCGCGACGGCACGGTTCTTGACGCCGGTCAGTCGCTGGCGCAGCAGCAGATCCTCGACGGCGACCTTCTTCTTCTGAAGCCGTTCGCCGAATCGCTGCCGCTCCCGGTCTTCGACGATGTCTCCGACGCCGTCGCCTCCGCGGTCAAGCGCAACCGCAACCGCTGGAGCGACGACCTCATGCGCGTCGTCGGCCTCACCGCGGGTGTGCTGCTGCTCGTCATGATGGCGTTCGCCCTGTGGGTCTCCCACCCCGAGCACCGCGACATGCACCGCCTGCCCGGCATCATCGCCGGTGTCGTCGGCATCGTGCTGGTCGCGCTGTCCGGCGTCCGCGCCCGTGTCTACGACGACCACGGCTCCTCCATCGCGCTGGGCCTGGCCTCGCTCCCGCACCTCCTGATCGCCGGCTCCGGCATCTTCCCCGTCGACGCCGGAGCCGACCCCGGCCGGCTGCACCTCCTCGTCGGCTGTGTGACCGTACTGATCGCCTCCGTGCTGCTGGTGGTCATGCTTCCGCGCGGTGACGCCCCCTTCGTCGCCGCCGCGTTCCTGTCCGCCACGGGCACCCTCGCGGTCTTCGCCGCGATCCTCACCGACGCCGCGCCCAGTGAGGTCGCCGCCGTCACCGCCGTCGTCTCCATCGCCCTGGTCGCCTGGCTGCCCGGCCTCTCCGCACGCTTCGCCCGGCTGCCCATCGGCTACAAGTCGCCCGACCAGATCGCCAAGGGCTCCTACGACAACGGCGGCGAGACCGAGTCCGTCGACTTCGTCAAGATCGGCAACCAGGCCAAGCGCGGGCACGAGCTGCTGCTCGGCCTCGTCGCCGGCTGCTCCGCCCTGACCGTCGGCTCGGCCGGCGTGGTCCTCGGCTTCTCGGACAACGTGTGGGCCCAGCTGCTCGCGCTGACCGCCGGTATCACGATCATGCTCCGCGCCCGGCTCTTCGACTACACCGCGCAGGTCGCCTGCCTGACCATCGCCGGCATCCTCACGATCGTCCTGCTCATCCTGGGCATCGCGCTGAACCCGCCGACCGAGATGTTCGTCGATCTGGCCCGCTACCAGGACTCCGGTCCGCTGAACATCCACACCGTCTGGTTCTCCGGCAGCATCGCGGCGGGCGCCGCCCTCCTGGTCGCCGTCGGCCTGGTCGTCCCCCAGAAGGGTGTCACCCCCTTCTGGGGCCGGATCTTCGACATCTTCGACGGCCTGGTCCTGCTCTCCCTGGTGCCGCTGTGCCTGGCGGTCCTGGACGTGTACGGCAAGGTGCGCGGCCTCACCACCGGCTGA
- the eccCa gene encoding type VII secretion protein EccCa, with translation MSVVIVKRPPRALPPEVPSEEVTLEAPPELPREGESENMLMTLMPMMGMASSAGFLFMGNQPFMKIMGGFMVASTLAMAIVQIVKARQGPSGQMLQERQDYLKYLTQKRKEVRRTARKQRDAQLFTHPDPSQLWSVVAEGKRVWERRAGDPDFGQVRLGLGPQQLATPLRAPETAPVDELEPLTAHAMKEFLDKHGQLDDLPLAVSLRAFYHLTVSGDPDTVYGASRAIVAQLCTLHSPEDLVVAVVAAPGAQAEWEWTKWLPQVQHKSTDGAGTRRLVVGDLGEIEELLADELEGRGRFNPQGTPVTDTPHVLVVLDGGEVPMDSVIAGAEGLQGVTILEVVPGDLDEVRGGLAVQVWPGKLVLESAGGAVYHGVCDTLSIAESEALARQLAPLRAGSGADGEEPLLSNLDFTDLLNLGDAGSVDVSRTWRPRTLHERLRVPIGVDKDGQPVMLDIKEASQEGMGPHGLCVGATGSGKSEVLRTLVLALAVTHSSETLNFILADFKGGATFTGMSDMPHVAAVITNLGEDVTLIDRMRDSITGELQRRQELLRSAGNYANITDYEKARAAGAPLDPLPSLVMVLDEFSELLTAKPDFIDMFIQIGRIGRSMGVHMLLASQRLEEGKLRGLDTFLSYRLGLRTFSAAESRTAIGVPDAYHLPNVPGSGILKYDTETMVQFKAAYVSGPYRGPGAGGGGGGSRTNRLPVPFTAAPVVEQIVEDPTPVTPAEPEQDDALADTVLDVIVQRMQGQGPPAHQVWLPPLDEPPTVNQLLPTLAVTPERGVHAPEYTALGKLVVPVALVDKPFEQRRDVMYLDFSAGAGHGLVVGGPQSGKSTLIRSAIASFALTHTPAEVQFYCLDFGGGGMLTMEGLPHIGGVASRLDAEKVRRTVSEVVGILNEREEFFRANSIDSIGTYRQRRASGAYPDQKWGDVFLVIDGWATFKTDYEQMDPVILDIAARGLGFGVHLIIAGARYTEVRPALRDQLLNRVELRLGDPMESEFDRKRAENVPMGKPGRGMSPEKLDFLAALPRLDGMSDPETLSEGIANLVSTVSEHWQGEPAPAVRMLPTMLHVNELPKGNDYPDHGIAIGVDETTLSPAFIDFETDPLLVVYGESESGKSSLLRLLAKQIAERYPSDKALMVVSDYRRALLGEIPESHMYKYCAAGPQLQEVITGLAGSLGRRMPGPDVTPEQLRNRSWYDLPDAFVIVDDYDLVATSSGNPLQPLLEYLPFARDLGLRLIIARSSSGAGRSSFEPVMQRTKELGAQGLILSADPSEGPLMGNVKGQSLTPGRATFITRKRGAQLVQTGWLPANSR, from the coding sequence GTGAGCGTTGTCATCGTCAAGCGCCCGCCCCGCGCGCTGCCACCCGAAGTTCCCTCCGAGGAGGTGACACTCGAGGCACCCCCGGAGCTTCCGCGTGAGGGCGAATCAGAAAACATGCTGATGACCCTTATGCCCATGATGGGTATGGCGTCTTCGGCGGGATTCTTGTTCATGGGCAACCAGCCGTTCATGAAAATCATGGGCGGCTTTATGGTGGCGTCCACCCTGGCAATGGCGATCGTGCAGATCGTCAAAGCCCGCCAAGGGCCTTCCGGGCAAATGCTTCAAGAGCGCCAGGATTACCTCAAGTACCTTACGCAGAAGCGGAAAGAGGTGCGGCGCACCGCGCGCAAGCAGCGGGACGCGCAGTTGTTCACCCACCCCGACCCGAGCCAGTTGTGGTCGGTCGTGGCCGAGGGCAAACGGGTGTGGGAGCGCCGGGCGGGCGATCCGGACTTCGGGCAGGTACGACTGGGGCTGGGGCCGCAGCAGCTGGCCACTCCCCTGCGGGCTCCGGAGACCGCTCCGGTCGACGAGCTGGAACCGCTCACCGCGCATGCGATGAAGGAATTCCTCGACAAGCACGGGCAGCTGGACGATCTGCCCCTCGCGGTCTCGCTGCGCGCCTTCTACCACCTGACCGTCTCCGGCGACCCGGACACGGTCTACGGCGCCTCGCGCGCCATCGTCGCCCAGCTGTGCACCCTGCACTCGCCCGAGGACCTGGTGGTGGCCGTCGTCGCCGCGCCCGGTGCGCAGGCGGAGTGGGAGTGGACCAAGTGGCTGCCGCAGGTGCAGCACAAGTCGACGGACGGCGCGGGCACCCGCCGGCTGGTCGTCGGTGACCTCGGTGAGATCGAGGAGCTGCTGGCGGACGAGCTGGAGGGCCGCGGCCGGTTCAACCCGCAGGGCACTCCGGTGACCGACACCCCGCATGTGCTGGTCGTGCTGGACGGCGGCGAGGTGCCGATGGACTCGGTGATCGCCGGAGCCGAGGGCCTGCAGGGCGTCACCATCCTGGAGGTCGTCCCGGGCGATCTGGACGAGGTCCGCGGCGGTCTGGCCGTCCAGGTGTGGCCGGGCAAGCTGGTGCTGGAGTCGGCGGGCGGCGCGGTCTACCACGGTGTCTGCGACACCCTGTCGATCGCCGAGTCGGAGGCGCTGGCGCGCCAGCTGGCCCCGCTGCGGGCGGGCTCCGGCGCGGACGGCGAGGAGCCGCTGCTGTCGAACCTGGACTTCACCGACCTGCTGAACCTCGGTGACGCCGGTTCCGTCGATGTGTCGCGTACCTGGCGGCCGCGCACGCTCCACGAGCGGCTGCGGGTGCCGATCGGTGTCGACAAGGACGGCCAGCCCGTCATGCTGGACATCAAGGAGGCCTCGCAGGAGGGCATGGGCCCGCACGGTCTGTGTGTCGGTGCGACCGGTTCCGGTAAGTCCGAGGTGCTGCGCACCCTGGTGCTGGCGCTCGCGGTCACCCACTCCTCGGAGACCCTCAACTTCATCCTCGCGGACTTCAAGGGTGGCGCCACCTTCACCGGTATGTCGGACATGCCGCACGTCGCGGCGGTCATCACCAACCTCGGTGAGGACGTCACCCTGATCGACCGCATGCGCGACTCGATCACCGGTGAACTCCAGCGCCGTCAGGAGCTGCTGCGCTCGGCGGGCAACTACGCCAACATCACCGACTACGAGAAGGCGCGTGCCGCGGGCGCCCCGCTGGACCCGCTGCCCTCGCTGGTGATGGTGCTCGACGAGTTCTCCGAGCTGCTGACCGCCAAGCCCGACTTCATCGACATGTTCATCCAGATCGGCCGCATCGGCCGGTCGATGGGTGTGCACATGCTGCTCGCCTCGCAGCGCCTGGAAGAGGGCAAGCTGCGCGGCCTGGACACCTTCCTCTCCTACCGGCTGGGCCTGCGGACCTTCTCCGCGGCCGAGTCGCGGACCGCCATCGGTGTGCCGGACGCCTACCACCTGCCGAACGTCCCCGGTTCCGGCATCCTCAAGTACGACACCGAGACGATGGTCCAGTTCAAGGCCGCGTACGTCTCGGGCCCGTACCGCGGTCCCGGCGCCGGCGGCGGCGGGGGCGGCAGCCGGACGAACCGGCTGCCGGTGCCGTTCACGGCGGCCCCGGTCGTCGAGCAGATCGTCGAGGACCCCACGCCGGTCACGCCGGCCGAGCCGGAGCAGGACGACGCGCTGGCCGACACCGTGCTCGACGTCATCGTCCAGCGCATGCAGGGCCAGGGCCCGCCGGCGCACCAGGTGTGGCTGCCGCCGCTGGACGAGCCGCCCACGGTCAACCAGCTGCTGCCGACGCTCGCGGTCACGCCCGAACGCGGTGTGCACGCGCCGGAGTACACCGCGCTCGGCAAGCTGGTGGTGCCGGTCGCGCTGGTGGACAAGCCGTTCGAGCAGCGGCGTGACGTGATGTACCTGGACTTCTCCGCGGGCGCCGGTCACGGCCTGGTCGTGGGTGGTCCGCAGTCCGGCAAGTCCACGCTGATCCGGTCCGCCATCGCCTCGTTCGCGCTCACCCACACCCCGGCCGAGGTGCAGTTCTACTGCCTCGACTTCGGTGGCGGCGGCATGCTGACCATGGAGGGCCTGCCGCACATCGGCGGCGTCGCCTCGCGTCTGGACGCGGAGAAGGTGCGCCGTACGGTCTCCGAGGTCGTCGGCATCCTCAACGAGCGGGAGGAGTTCTTCCGCGCCAACAGCATCGACTCGATCGGGACCTACCGCCAGCGGCGGGCCTCGGGCGCCTACCCCGACCAGAAGTGGGGCGACGTCTTCCTGGTCATCGACGGCTGGGCGACGTTCAAGACCGACTACGAGCAGATGGACCCGGTGATCCTGGACATCGCCGCCCGGGGCCTCGGTTTCGGCGTCCACCTGATCATCGCCGGTGCGCGCTACACCGAGGTGCGGCCCGCGCTGCGCGACCAGCTCCTCAACCGCGTCGAGCTGCGGCTGGGCGACCCGATGGAGTCGGAGTTCGACCGCAAGCGCGCGGAGAACGTGCCGATGGGCAAGCCCGGTCGCGGTATGTCCCCCGAGAAGCTCGACTTCCTGGCGGCGCTGCCGCGGCTGGACGGGATGAGCGACCCGGAGACGCTGAGCGAGGGCATCGCGAACCTGGTGTCGACGGTCAGCGAGCACTGGCAGGGCGAGCCCGCCCCCGCGGTGCGGATGCTGCCGACGATGCTGCACGTCAACGAGCTGCCCAAGGGCAACGACTACCCGGATCACGGCATCGCGATCGGTGTCGACGAGACCACGCTGTCGCCGGCGTTCATCGACTTCGAGACCGACCCGCTGCTGGTCGTCTACGGCGAGAGCGAGTCCGGCAAGTCCTCGCTGCTGCGTCTGCTGGCCAAGCAGATCGCCGAGCGGTACCCGTCCGACAAGGCGCTGATGGTGGTCTCCGACTACCGTCGTGCGCTGCTCGGCGAGATCCCCGAGAGCCACATGTACAAGTACTGTGCCGCGGGGCCGCAGTTGCAGGAGGTCATCACCGGTCTGGCCGGTTCGCTCGGCCGGCGGATGCCGGGCCCGGACGTCACACCGGAGCAGCTGCGCAACCGCAGCTGGTACGACCTGCCGGACGCGTTCGTGATCGTGGACGACTACGACCTGGTGGCGACCAGCAGCGGCAACCCGCTGCAGCCGCTGCTGGAGTACCTGCCGTTCGCCCGTGACCTGGGTCTGCGCCTGATCATCGCGCGCAGCTCCTCGGGCGCCGGACGCTCCTCGTTCGAGCCGGTGATGCAGCGGACCAAGGAGCTCGGTGCGCAGGGTCTGATCCTGTCCGCCGACCCGTCCGAGGGCCCGCTGATGGGCAACGTCAAGGGCCAGAGCCTGACGCCGGGACGGGCGACGTTCATCACGCGCAAGCGCGGTGCGCAGCTGGTCCAGACGGGCTGGCTGCCGGCGAACAGCCGCTGA
- a CDS encoding WXG100 family type VII secretion target: protein MSERGNPEALREAAAGWREMGKHLDGLVHDLDRHVGTAAAANWHGPAGEAFAGEWHRLKRSVDDALPVFELAAADLETAAAQPADDQSGKDHGAPPVHHAADDAQSSSGPGIAYGFMALGQLANGLGGAFGRRGGGGGQGRRPTVRHTWASSTAAQGPDPFGPGQDGEATRRGGEGVAKGVRSRPSGTEPDPAAPAPTPASASLPGHERDLKTGPQKKETAAPAAEPAARAAAPAATADAPGSPGPDITRHGAFG, encoded by the coding sequence GTGAGCGAGCGAGGAAACCCCGAGGCCCTGCGGGAAGCGGCGGCCGGCTGGCGGGAGATGGGCAAGCACCTCGACGGCCTCGTCCACGATCTGGACCGGCACGTCGGCACCGCGGCGGCGGCCAACTGGCACGGCCCGGCCGGTGAGGCGTTCGCGGGGGAGTGGCACCGCCTCAAGCGGTCCGTCGACGATGCCCTGCCGGTCTTCGAACTGGCCGCCGCCGACCTGGAGACCGCCGCCGCGCAGCCCGCCGACGACCAGAGTGGCAAGGACCACGGCGCGCCACCGGTGCACCACGCGGCCGACGACGCGCAGTCGTCGTCCGGGCCCGGGATCGCCTACGGCTTCATGGCACTCGGCCAGCTCGCGAACGGCCTCGGCGGCGCGTTCGGCAGGCGCGGTGGGGGCGGCGGCCAGGGCCGGCGGCCGACCGTACGGCACACATGGGCGAGCTCCACGGCGGCGCAGGGGCCCGACCCGTTCGGCCCGGGGCAAGACGGCGAGGCCACGAGGCGGGGCGGCGAGGGCGTCGCCAAGGGCGTCCGGAGCCGGCCGTCCGGGACGGAGCCGGACCCGGCTGCTCCGGCGCCGACCCCGGCCTCGGCCTCGCTCCCAGGCCATGAACGGGACCTGAAGACCGGGCCGCAGAAGAAGGAAACGGCAGCCCCCGCCGCCGAGCCCGCCGCCCGGGCAGCGGCGCCCGCTGCCACCGCCGACGCCCCCGGCAGCCCCGGCCCCGACATCACCCGGCACGGAGCCTTCGGCTGA